A DNA window from Methylobacterium sp. NMS14P contains the following coding sequences:
- a CDS encoding DUF1236 domain-containing protein — MTMKAFIAASVLALSLPLTAQAQGTIPGAERGAAAGNAAAGPIGGIVGGAVGAATGTVGGILGVDMAPRFRSYVRERNVRSYDYDGRVAVGTALPASGVTYYDVPSEYRVQPGYRYTVVNDRPVLVDGGHRIVEVID; from the coding sequence ATGACCATGAAGGCCTTCATCGCCGCTTCCGTGCTCGCCCTGTCGCTGCCCCTGACGGCTCAGGCCCAGGGCACGATCCCGGGTGCTGAGCGCGGCGCGGCCGCGGGCAACGCGGCGGCCGGCCCGATCGGTGGGATCGTTGGCGGCGCGGTCGGCGCGGCCACCGGCACGGTGGGCGGCATCCTCGGCGTCGATATGGCGCCGCGCTTCCGCAGCTACGTCCGCGAGCGCAATGTCCGGTCGTACGACTACGACGGCCGGGTCGCCGTCGGCACCGCCCTGCCGGCGTCGGGGGTCACCTACTACGACGTGCCGAGCGAGTACCGCGTGCAGCCCGGCTACCGCTACACCGTGGTGAACGACCGCCCGGTGCTGGTGGATGGCGGACACCGCATCGTGGAGGTCATCGACTGA
- a CDS encoding STAS/SEC14 domain-containing protein, protein MSSAPNGSVIQRQSPRPDLLAFEIKDKVTKDDIEWMSAITDEAMKTHNKIDMLIIMSNYEGTELAASFDSYANSVKARSVAHINRYVVVGAPCWPRR, encoded by the coding sequence ATGAGTAGCGCCCCGAATGGTTCGGTCATCCAGAGACAATCGCCTCGTCCTGATCTGCTCGCCTTCGAGATCAAGGATAAAGTAACGAAGGACGACATCGAGTGGATGTCCGCCATCACCGACGAGGCGATGAAGACCCACAACAAGATCGACATGCTCATCATCATGTCGAACTATGAAGGGACGGAATTAGCCGCTAGCTTCGATAGCTACGCCAACAGCGTGAAGGCGCGCTCAGTCGCTCACATCAACCGCTACGTAGTAGTCGGCGCCCCATGCTGGCCAAGGCGATGA
- a CDS encoding PAS domain-containing protein — MGLSYSALREGSEVKGFLNVATEATHHVLGDQRRDMDEVALRAENTVLARTVTNRTEERDVARAGEISALADAERIQLALAAGAILGTWTWDIPTDCFTVDEAFAANFGLDPALGRQGIPLAQIVATVHTDDQPALANAIDEAVARGGRYAHEYRVRRQDGLYHWVEANGHVEHGPDGTPLRFPGVLIDVEERRALTEERDRAVTELRLIADALPLLVAFVDRTLTYQFANAAYQEWFGLSPREVVGRTIPEIAGEAGYAVRRTAIERALTGEPVRMDLDWPWQDGRRRIADIRYLPRHDARGAVDGFYIFVQDVTVLRDAAAVLSTRNATLEGEAIERMAELRLYRDIVLSDAAPILAFDRDHRLIGFNQAHADEFSRLMGHRQMIGEVLPDLFPPAQAELLRGLMDRALTGERFVVTEEFGDPERGVPTWEITYTPLRDATGTIVGAFHHARDISERTRIERERDRLEEQLRQSQKMEAVGQLTGGLAHDFNNLLAGISGSLELMNTRINQGRLKDVEKYMIAAQGAAKRAAALTHRLLAFSRRQTLQPRATNVNTLVSGMLDLIQRTVGPSVQVETVAMAGLWPALVDASQLENALLNLCINARDAMPGGGKITIETGNRWIDRHGAKQHDMPEGQYLSLCVSDTGTGMPPEVIAKAFDPFFTTKPIGEGTGLGLSMIYGFAKQSGGQARIYSEVGEGTMVCLYLPRHRGEAEHDEVLPEAALLPVAEAGETVLIVDDEPTVRMLVADVLGDLGYTAIEAADGVGGLKVLQSNARIDLLVSDVGLPGGMNGRQMADAARVGRPDLKVLFITGFAENALLNNGQLEPGMSVLTKPFAVDTLAARIRELITK, encoded by the coding sequence GTGGGACTCTCGTACAGTGCATTGCGCGAGGGCAGTGAGGTAAAGGGCTTTCTCAACGTTGCCACCGAGGCCACGCACCACGTCCTAGGCGATCAGCGTCGGGACATGGATGAGGTCGCCCTGCGTGCCGAAAACACTGTGCTGGCCCGGACCGTCACCAACCGCACCGAGGAGCGCGATGTAGCGCGCGCGGGCGAGATAAGTGCGCTGGCGGATGCCGAGCGGATCCAGCTCGCTCTGGCGGCCGGAGCGATCCTGGGCACTTGGACCTGGGACATACCCACCGACTGTTTTACTGTAGACGAGGCATTCGCAGCCAACTTCGGTCTCGACCCGGCACTCGGACGGCAGGGCATCCCGCTCGCTCAGATCGTCGCCACTGTGCACACTGACGATCAGCCCGCGCTCGCGAACGCGATAGACGAGGCGGTAGCCCGCGGGGGGCGCTACGCCCACGAGTACCGGGTTCGCCGCCAGGACGGACTGTACCACTGGGTAGAGGCCAACGGCCACGTCGAGCACGGCCCGGACGGGACACCCTTGCGTTTCCCTGGCGTGCTCATCGACGTGGAGGAGCGTCGGGCCCTGACCGAAGAGCGGGATCGAGCGGTGACCGAGCTGCGCCTGATCGCCGACGCCTTGCCGCTCCTGGTTGCGTTCGTCGATCGAACTCTGACCTACCAGTTCGCCAACGCCGCTTACCAAGAGTGGTTTGGCCTGTCGCCGCGGGAGGTGGTCGGTCGGACCATCCCGGAGATCGCCGGGGAGGCTGGCTACGCTGTGCGCCGTACCGCAATCGAGCGAGCGCTGACGGGCGAGCCGGTGCGGATGGATCTGGACTGGCCCTGGCAGGACGGACGACGCCGGATCGCCGACATTCGCTACCTGCCCCGACATGACGCTCGCGGCGCTGTGGATGGCTTCTACATCTTCGTCCAGGACGTGACGGTGCTGCGCGACGCCGCCGCCGTGCTCAGCACCCGCAACGCGACGCTCGAAGGCGAGGCGATCGAACGGATGGCCGAGCTGCGGCTCTACCGCGACATCGTGCTCTCCGACGCCGCGCCGATCCTGGCCTTCGACCGGGACCACCGCCTGATAGGCTTCAACCAGGCGCACGCCGACGAGTTCTCGCGCCTGATGGGCCATCGCCAGATGATCGGCGAGGTCCTGCCCGACCTGTTTCCGCCGGCTCAGGCGGAGCTGTTGCGCGGGCTGATGGACCGCGCACTGACGGGCGAGCGGTTCGTGGTGACCGAGGAGTTCGGCGACCCTGAGCGGGGTGTGCCGACCTGGGAGATCACCTACACGCCCCTGCGCGATGCGACCGGCACGATCGTCGGCGCCTTCCATCACGCCCGCGATATCTCCGAGCGGACACGGATCGAGCGGGAGCGCGATCGCCTGGAGGAGCAGTTGCGCCAGTCGCAGAAGATGGAGGCGGTCGGCCAGCTTACTGGCGGCCTCGCGCACGACTTCAACAACCTGTTGGCCGGCATCTCCGGCTCGCTGGAGCTGATGAACACCCGGATCAATCAGGGTCGGCTCAAGGACGTCGAGAAGTACATGATCGCCGCGCAAGGAGCCGCCAAACGCGCCGCCGCGCTGACCCATCGCCTGCTCGCGTTCTCGCGTCGGCAGACGCTTCAGCCCAGAGCCACCAACGTCAACACCCTGGTCAGCGGCATGCTCGACCTGATCCAACGCACGGTCGGGCCGAGCGTGCAGGTCGAAACCGTGGCGATGGCCGGGTTGTGGCCGGCTCTGGTCGATGCGTCCCAGCTGGAGAACGCCCTGCTGAACCTGTGCATCAACGCCCGCGATGCCATGCCGGGCGGCGGCAAAATTACGATCGAGACCGGCAACCGCTGGATCGACCGGCATGGAGCCAAACAGCACGACATGCCGGAGGGGCAGTATCTCTCACTGTGCGTTTCCGACACCGGCACTGGCATGCCGCCGGAGGTGATCGCCAAGGCGTTCGATCCGTTCTTCACGACCAAGCCGATCGGCGAGGGCACGGGACTCGGGTTGAGCATGATCTACGGCTTCGCCAAGCAGTCCGGCGGTCAGGCACGCATCTACTCCGAGGTCGGTGAGGGCACGATGGTCTGCCTTTATCTGCCGCGTCACAGGGGCGAGGCGGAGCACGACGAGGTGCTACCGGAAGCGGCGTTGCTGCCGGTCGCGGAAGCCGGGGAAACCGTGCTGATCGTAGACGATGAGCCGACGGTGCGCATGTTGGTAGCCGACGTGCTGGGCGATCTCGGCTACACGGCGATCGAGGCGGCGGACGGGGTCGGCGGCCTCAAGGTGCTGCAATCCAATGCGCGGATCGACCTGCTCGTCAGTGATGTCGGCCTGCCCGGCGGCATGAACGGCCGACAGATGGCTGACGCGGCGCGCGTCGGCCGGCCGGATCTGAAAGTGCTGTTCATCACCGGCTTTGCCGAGAACGCGCTGCTCAACAATGGCCAGCTTGAACCCGGCATGTCGGTGCTGACGAAGCCGTTCGCCGTGGACACGCTGGCGGCACGGATCCGCGAGCTGATCACCAAATAG
- a CDS encoding PAS domain-containing protein, protein MMMSAHVAMCATWGPEGTFLYNAAYAPFLGGRHPALGRPMREAWPEIWNELEPLIARAMAGERVQFSNYHLVMTRNGQPEDTWWDSRTVHCARAVR, encoded by the coding sequence ATGATGATGTCGGCGCACGTCGCCATGTGTGCTACCTGGGGTCCGGAAGGCACGTTCCTCTATAATGCCGCTTACGCGCCATTCCTGGGCGGACGGCATCCGGCCCTCGGGCGGCCGATGCGCGAAGCTTGGCCAGAGATCTGGAACGAGCTTGAGCCGCTAATCGCGCGCGCCATGGCGGGCGAGCGGGTCCAGTTCTCCAACTATCACTTGGTGATGACCCGTAACGGGCAGCCAGAGGATACTTGGTGGGACTCTCGTACAGTGCATTGCGCGAGGGCAGTGAGGTAA
- a CDS encoding type II toxin-antitoxin system ParD family antitoxin has product MAVRKSVSISLSPELHAVAERMLASGRYGNFSEVVRAALRLLDERERAFQTHNDIHHVGSSAPAGLEG; this is encoded by the coding sequence ATGGCCGTGCGCAAGTCCGTCTCGATCTCCCTCAGCCCGGAGCTGCACGCGGTCGCGGAGCGGATGCTCGCCTCTGGCCGCTACGGCAACTTCAGCGAAGTGGTCCGCGCCGCGCTCCGTCTGCTCGATGAACGTGAGCGAGCGTTCCAGACCCACAACGACATCCACCACGTCGGTTCATCGGCGCCGGCCGGACTAGAAGGCTGA
- a CDS encoding response regulator, with protein sequence MTTETRSPRPLAVVADDNAMIRLNAADILEDAGYTPIEAYHGDHALSMLKQHHPNVQVLFTDVQMPGGRRDGFALAREVAVCWPHIAIVVASGEMHPQPGDLPEGATFIPKPFSAEVVREHLLKVVPEEDCPAPLKTSL encoded by the coding sequence ATGACAACCGAAACCCGATCCCCCCGCCCGCTTGCCGTCGTCGCCGATGACAATGCCATGATCCGTCTGAACGCGGCCGACATCCTAGAGGATGCAGGCTACACACCGATCGAGGCATACCATGGCGACCATGCTCTGAGCATGCTCAAGCAGCATCACCCCAATGTCCAGGTGCTTTTCACCGACGTGCAGATGCCCGGCGGTCGGCGCGACGGGTTCGCCTTGGCACGTGAGGTTGCTGTTTGCTGGCCGCATATCGCGATCGTGGTCGCTTCCGGCGAGATGCATCCGCAACCTGGAGATCTACCGGAGGGGGCAACATTCATCCCCAAGCCGTTCAGCGCGGAGGTAGTGCGTGAGCACCTGCTTAAGGTCGTCCCCGAAGAAGACTGCCCCGCCCCGCTCAAAACTTCCCTTTAG
- a CDS encoding IS3 family transposase, whose translation MTDRMVSSNDPPRAERVEVITSVQRRRHWTTQEKVRLVEETYLPGQSVSLVARRHGLNANQLFTWRRLMERGAFTAAGAGEEVVPASELRAARATDPRTAAAPGQEDARDRDPARGDGAGRRPQKVALARDLVAGGRPVSAVAAALSVSRPHLASSRQASPAWKPRGRRGRPPAPDAALLGAIQALIADLPTYGYRRVHALLRRQAERDGRPAPNAKRVYRVMKVHGLLLQRHVGGAETRRHEGKVAVATRNTRWCSDGLEIAAENGERVRVAFALDCCDREAMSYVATTAGITGEDVRDLMVAAVEHRFGAVNQLPSLIEWLTDNGSCYVARDTRRFARELGLIPKTTPLESPQSNGMAEAFVRTLKRDYVRVSVLPDAESVLRQLPVWLAHYNDLHPHRALGYRSPREFITRSTQETLSGL comes from the coding sequence ATGACCGACCGTATGGTGAGTTCTAACGACCCGCCCCGCGCCGAACGCGTCGAGGTGATCACCTCCGTCCAGCGGCGTCGGCATTGGACCACGCAGGAGAAGGTGCGCCTCGTCGAGGAGACCTATCTGCCCGGTCAATCCGTCTCGCTCGTCGCCCGCCGCCACGGGCTGAACGCCAACCAGCTGTTCACGTGGCGTCGGCTGATGGAGCGCGGCGCGTTCACGGCCGCCGGTGCCGGTGAAGAGGTGGTGCCAGCCTCCGAGCTGCGGGCTGCGCGAGCCACAGATCCGCGAACTGCAGCGGCTCCTGGGCAAGAAGACGCTCGAGACCGAGATCCTGCGCGAGGCGATGGAGCGGGTCGCCGCCCCCAAAAAGTTGCCCTCGCGCGTGACCTCGTGGCCGGGGGACGGCCGGTGAGCGCTGTGGCCGCAGCTTTGAGCGTGTCGCGCCCGCACCTCGCCTCGTCCAGGCAGGCCTCCCCCGCCTGGAAGCCCAGGGGCCGACGCGGCCGTCCGCCTGCACCCGACGCCGCGTTACTCGGCGCGATCCAGGCGCTCATCGCCGATCTGCCGACCTACGGCTATCGGCGCGTCCATGCCCTTCTGCGCCGGCAGGCCGAGCGGGATGGGCGGCCTGCGCCGAACGCCAAGCGGGTCTACCGGGTCATGAAGGTGCACGGCCTCCTGCTGCAGCGACATGTGGGCGGAGCCGAGACGCGCCGTCACGAGGGCAAGGTGGCGGTGGCCACGCGCAATACACGCTGGTGCTCGGACGGGCTGGAGATCGCGGCAGAGAACGGTGAGCGTGTGCGGGTCGCCTTCGCGCTCGACTGCTGCGATCGGGAAGCGATGAGCTACGTGGCGACCACGGCGGGCATCACGGGCGAGGACGTCCGCGACCTGATGGTGGCGGCCGTCGAGCATCGCTTCGGGGCGGTCAACCAGCTACCGAGCCTGATCGAGTGGCTGACTGACAACGGCAGTTGCTACGTCGCCCGCGACACGCGCCGCTTCGCCCGCGAACTCGGCTTGATACCGAAGACGACGCCGCTGGAGAGCCCGCAGAGCAACGGCATGGCCGAGGCGTTCGTGCGAACCTTGAAACGCGACTACGTGCGTGTCTCGGTGCTACCGGATGCCGAGAGCGTGCTGCGCCAGCTCCCCGTTTGGCTGGCGCACTATAACGACCTTCATCCTCATCGCGCGCTCGGCTACCGCTCGCCGCGCGAGTTCATCACCCGATCAACCCAGGAGACCCTGTCCGGTCTTTAG
- a CDS encoding GNAT family N-acetyltransferase, with amino-acid sequence MQVGDDQITDLHVDPAYWNVGAGSKLLIAAEQQVARAHPVVRLEVRGFNTRARGFYARYGWKEVRTYPGMECGSIVENVEMRKRIKSQDD; translated from the coding sequence ATGCAAGTCGGAGACGATCAGATCACCGACCTGCACGTCGATCCCGCCTATTGGAATGTAGGTGCTGGCTCGAAGCTGCTCATCGCGGCCGAACAGCAGGTCGCGCGCGCTCATCCAGTCGTGCGTTTGGAGGTGCGTGGATTCAATACCCGAGCACGCGGTTTCTACGCACGTTACGGTTGGAAAGAGGTGCGCACATATCCCGGCATGGAGTGCGGAAGCATTGTTGAGAATGTGGAGATGCGGAAGCGCATCAAATCACAGGATGATTAG
- the plsX gene encoding phosphate acyltransferase PlsX encodes MTDKVRIALDAMGGDHGVSVIIPGAALALARNPNLSFLLVGDEARIRPLLEDHPRLSAASEILHTDVAINMGDKPSTALRRGRGKSSMWLALDAAKSRRADAAVSAGNTGALMAMSRFCVRMMDGVDRPALAVLWPTLRGTSIVLDAGATIGADARQLVGFAVMGAAMARIVFNVDRPRVGLLYTDAEEVDAAAIAEDAARLLRKSDLPDLDFRGFIAGNELGGGQVDVIVTEGFTGNVALKTAEGTARQIAQTLRSAMRQDLRSKIGYVLARRAFGSMREKMDPNRANGAVFLGLDGIVIKSHGDTNAEGFASAVKLGHDMARSDVMARIQEGFTHVSAPLAE; translated from the coding sequence ATGACGGACAAGGTTCGTATCGCTCTCGACGCCATGGGCGGCGATCATGGCGTCAGCGTTATCATTCCGGGTGCGGCGCTTGCGCTCGCGCGAAATCCCAACCTCTCGTTCTTACTCGTCGGCGACGAGGCACGCATTCGACCACTGTTGGAGGATCACCCACGCCTTTCTGCTGCCTCCGAGATCCTCCACACCGATGTGGCGATCAATATGGGAGACAAGCCCAGCACTGCATTGCGCCGGGGGCGGGGGAAATCCTCAATGTGGCTTGCCCTCGATGCCGCGAAGTCACGTAGAGCCGATGCCGCTGTCTCAGCCGGTAACACAGGCGCGCTGATGGCGATGTCGCGTTTTTGCGTCCGCATGATGGATGGCGTGGACCGACCAGCACTCGCGGTGCTCTGGCCGACGCTGCGTGGCACGAGCATTGTGCTCGACGCTGGTGCAACGATCGGCGCTGACGCACGCCAGCTCGTTGGTTTCGCTGTCATGGGGGCTGCAATGGCCCGTATCGTGTTCAACGTCGACCGCCCGAGGGTCGGACTGCTCTACACTGATGCCGAAGAAGTAGATGCTGCCGCGATCGCGGAGGACGCTGCTCGGTTGTTGCGAAAATCTGATCTCCCTGATCTCGATTTTCGCGGGTTCATCGCAGGCAATGAACTCGGCGGTGGCCAAGTGGATGTCATTGTGACGGAGGGGTTCACCGGGAACGTTGCCCTTAAGACAGCCGAAGGGACAGCCCGCCAGATCGCCCAGACCCTAAGATCTGCCATGAGACAGGATCTGCGGTCGAAGATCGGTTACGTTCTAGCGCGGCGTGCTTTCGGATCGATGCGGGAGAAGATGGACCCCAACAGGGCAAATGGGGCCGTCTTCCTTGGCCTTGATGGCATTGTGATCAAGAGCCACGGTGACACCAACGCGGAGGGGTTTGCTTCGGCAGTGAAGCTCGGTCACGACATGGCTCGAAGTGATGTCATGGCGAGGATCCAAGAGGGCTTTACGCACGTCAGTGCGCCACTGGCTGAGTAA
- a CDS encoding IS5 family transposase, translated as MWTPTTRRQHSRVGLRYETDLTDAEWAVIEPLMPRPAPCGRPPLWTTREVLNAIFYVLRGGISWRLIPKDLPPRSTTFGYFSRWRDTGLFGRINHHLVMADRERVGREASPSAAVLDSQSIKTTESGGPRGYDAGKRVKGRKRQALVDMDGRALVLDPQPADVQDRDGAVPVLRLSRRTFPFIAKAFADAGYAGNRPATATIITVEIVRKPPHQVGFAVHPRRWVVERFFAWISRNRRLWKDPEATIASARAFLYAAAVMILVRRLARSA; from the coding sequence ATGTGGACCCCGACCACCCGGCGGCAGCATAGCCGCGTGGGCCTTCGCTATGAAACCGACCTTACCGACGCCGAGTGGGCGGTGATCGAGCCACTGATGCCGAGGCCAGCGCCCTGTGGCCGGCCTCCGCTCTGGACGACACGGGAGGTCCTGAACGCCATCTTCTACGTTCTGAGGGGTGGGATCTCCTGGCGGTTGATACCCAAGGATCTACCGCCGCGCTCGACCACGTTCGGCTACTTCAGCCGCTGGCGCGACACAGGGCTGTTTGGCCGGATCAACCACCACCTGGTCATGGCCGATCGCGAGCGAGTCGGACGGGAAGCCTCACCGTCTGCCGCGGTCCTCGACAGCCAAAGCATCAAGACGACGGAGAGCGGCGGCCCGCGCGGCTACGATGCCGGCAAGAGGGTCAAGGGGCGCAAGCGCCAAGCGCTGGTCGACATGGACGGGCGCGCGCTCGTCCTCGATCCTCAGCCTGCCGACGTACAGGACCGCGACGGAGCCGTGCCGGTGCTGCGCCTGTCGCGTCGGACCTTCCCGTTCATCGCCAAAGCCTTCGCCGATGCAGGCTATGCCGGCAACAGACCGGCGACCGCCACGATCATCACGGTCGAGATCGTGCGCAAGCCGCCCCATCAAGTCGGCTTTGCCGTGCATCCACGCCGCTGGGTGGTCGAACGCTTCTTCGCCTGGATCAGCCGCAATCGCCGCCTCTGGAAGGACCCAGAGGCGACTATCGCCTCGGCCAGAGCATTCCTCTACGCGGCAGCCGTCATGATCCTCGTCAGGCGACTGGCCCGCTCAGCCTGA
- a CDS encoding response regulator, translated as MSTSSRGPDALPGRKVLLVEDDYFIADEMRRTLVRSGVEVLGPVASVARALTLIEANAEIDAAVLDVNLRDVMVFPVADALATRDVPFIFATGYEGTVIPPRYGHIQRCEKPVEMDTLTRALAMEISRH; from the coding sequence ATGAGTACATCGAGCCGTGGACCGGACGCGCTGCCGGGGCGAAAGGTGCTCCTGGTCGAGGACGACTACTTCATCGCCGATGAGATGCGACGGACGTTGGTGAGAAGCGGCGTCGAAGTCCTCGGTCCCGTGGCGAGCGTCGCCAGAGCCCTGACGTTAATCGAAGCCAACGCGGAGATCGACGCGGCGGTGCTCGACGTCAATTTGCGTGACGTGATGGTGTTTCCGGTGGCGGATGCTTTGGCGACGCGCGACGTGCCGTTTATCTTCGCCACTGGCTACGAGGGCACGGTGATCCCCCCGCGCTACGGACACATCCAGCGCTGCGAAAAGCCGGTGGAGATGGACACGCTCACACGGGCACTGGCGATGGAAATCAGCCGCCACTGA